In one Dermacentor variabilis isolate Ectoservices chromosome 4, ASM5094787v1, whole genome shotgun sequence genomic region, the following are encoded:
- the LOC142578288 gene encoding endothelin-converting enzyme 2-like, whose amino-acid sequence MTSLLRSVQCSTSKTCLLKNSTMLLVTIIAVTLLIGVVSWKKGRKLHLRADARGPLRVRLCRDEACVRIGALLKDALDDRVQPCDDFHAYVCGSWSHTHPDKSVAEVLASEFLSRVTRHARKNTHIPLKHAAGNQTAVQKAAKHLVACDNIVAVSDDQSTDVKRVLAEGGIVWRSAMKNGSPTDVLKAMFYMSQVVKIPVLLDASVEPSLDRRVVIRRPDNTEVFLGEMKSRLNDRASEKYDDYVRAVYDSFSGGKNSSGFEVQNIARLEFALVSSLGFSIGGSKEYKDSAWFTSTSSVHKISRAIPKDRWLKAFKVFLSIPEGRNTPVVVHTGSYFQILFALYEKLGEADFNELYAWLCIQALVPFTSSRIVLAQHMSSPNTALQRHRWQCFKNAERVFHYALVYPYLADIVSETVRDDVAALMRRISRSFGKVVLRTRPLSPNSKCTINSDEILTGVHTELFSRARPDYFEGYYADFPDMTPIAVTNWMRIAEFSPLSVTSGDTPGSVGDAAYVNYSRAWSRPLEASYLDAPWYSLGAPRAVKFAGLGSRLVSRLISELLPKRRACDKAFLAEVEGTMDCLAAVHESHIRNFSAIVDDVRAAVLSWTVLWKAFETHVGSRANATVLEHFPRLSEPALFFVLGCLLTCGEARETAEARCNLPLRHDANFAAAFACFRGSPMRPKNQCRLDFAGNIVGDL is encoded by the coding sequence ATGACGTCCCTGCTCCGGTCGGTACAGTGCAGTACCAGCAAGACCTGTCTTCTGAAGAACTCCACCATGCTCCTGGTAACCATCATCGCGGTCACACTCTTGATCGGCGTGGTTTCTTGGAAAAAGGGACGCAAGCTCCACCTGCGGGCCGATGCTCGTGGTCCGTTGCGAGTCAGGCTTTGCCGCGACGAGGCTTGCGTCCGCATCGGGGCGCTGCTCAAGGACGCCCTGGACGACAGAGTGCAACCCTGCGACGACTTCCACGCGTACGTGTGCGGCTCCTGGTCGCACACACACCCAGACAAGAGCGTTGCAGAAGTACTTGCTTCGGAATTCCTCAGTCGTGTCACTCGACACGCTAGAAAGAATACCCACATTCCACTGAAGCATGCAGCCGGCAACCAGACGGCAGTTCAGAAGGCTGCGAAGCACCTGGTCGCGTGCGACAACATCGTCGCCGTTTCGGACGACCAGTCTACAGACGTCAAGCGGGTTCTGGCCGAAGGCGGCATTGTCTGGAGGTCTGCGATGAAGAATGGTTCCCCGACGGACGTCTTGAAGGCCATGTTCTACATGTCACAAGTGGTTAAGATTCCCGTGTTACTGGACGCGTCAGTGGAACCCAGCTTGGACCGGCGGGTGGTAATTCGGAGACCAGACAACACGGAAGTATTTCTTGGAGAAATGAAGAGCCGCTTAAATGACAGGGCCTCCGAAAAATACGACGACTATGTTCGCGCCGTTTACGACAGTTTTTCGGGAGGCAAAAATTCGTCGGGGTTCGAAGTGCAGAACATAGCCCGACTGGAGTTTGCATTGGTGTCCTCTCTGGGCTTTTCTATTGGTGGCAGCAAGGAATACAAAGACAGTGCCTGGTTCACTAGCACATCTTCGGTGCACAAAATTTCTCGAGCCATCCCAAAAGACCGCTGGCTGAAGGCGTTCAAAGTTTTCTTGAGCATACCGGAGGGACGCAACACCCCCGTCGTTGTGCACACCGGTTCTTACTTCCAGATACTGTTTGCCCTTTACGAGAAGCTTGGGGAGGCCGATTTCAATGAGCTCTATGCTTGGCTGTGCATACAAGCGCTCGTACCTTTCACTAGCAGTCGCATCGTATTGGCGCAACACATGTCTTCCCCCAACACCGCCCTGCAAAGACACAGGTGGCAGTGCTTCAAAAACGCCGAGCGGGTCTTCCATTATGCTCTCGTATACCCTTACTTAGCCGATATCGTCTCCGAAACGGTCAGGGACGACGTGGCGGCGCTAATGCGGCGGATCAGCCGGTCGTTCGGCAAGGTCGTTCTGCGAACGCGTCCACTGTCGCCGAACAGTAAATGCACTATCAACAGCGACGAGATTCTGACGGGCGTGCACACGGAGTTGTTCAGTCGCGCCAGGCCTGACTACTTCGAAGGCTATTACGCGGACTTTCCCGACATGACGCCCATCGCCGTGACGAACTGGATGCGAATTGCGGAATTTAGCCCCCTCTCCGTCACGAGCGGTGACACACCGGGAAGCGTCGGAGATGCCGCGTACGTCAACTATAGTCGCGCCTGGAGTAGACCTCTGGAAGCGAGTTACCTCGACGCCCCGTGGTACTCGCTGGGGGCGCCCCGCGCTGTCAAGTTCGCCGGGCTAGGTTCCCGCCTTGTCTCGAGGCTAATATCCGAGCTGTTACCGAAGAGGCGCGCTTGCGACAAGGCATTCCTCGCGGAAGTTGAAGGCACAATGGACTGCCTCGCAGCCGTGCATGAAAGTCATATTCGAAATTTCAGCGCAATCGTTGACGATGTTCGTGCTGCAGTGCTGTCCTGGACTGTGCTCTGGAAGGCCTTCGAAACGCACGTGGGGTCAAGGGCTAACGCTACCGTGCTCGAACATTTTCCTCGTCTGTCCGAGCCAGCGCTGTTCTTCGTCCTGGGATGCCTGTTAACGTGTGGTGAGGCCAGAGAAACGGCGGAGGCAAGGTGCAATTTGC